In Penaeus monodon isolate SGIC_2016 chromosome 7, NSTDA_Pmon_1, whole genome shotgun sequence, the following are encoded in one genomic region:
- the LOC119575014 gene encoding cadherin-23-like codes for MAIRASDSGTEKRLSSTSTVVIEVRDVQDQPPVFLNAPFSATVREASEPGTPVLEIKARDGDLGEPRPLTLTLQDDDSGYFTLADIRTLPDGSLIATLATSAVTLDREDPLILNNGGLYTFSIRAQEEGGQAAVSPVTVVVTDIADQPPLFSEAEIAVTVPEDISDGTPLPGLNLVVTDKDVGENARFTLALEDIFGSRGVFSIFPESAVGRTPVIIKVADSSRLDFENSDASQFLFKVVASEGGVPVSSAVVNVTVSDANDNSPEFRQPSYRYNVSESVARGTLVSTLKATDADSGVFGEISYALKGFGAEKFRVDERSGDIYIANCGIDVCLDYERQKTYSLTYSATDGGGKVTSVNIFINVQDENDNVPEFAKREYRRTVDEGAAAFDPPLFVKATDADGDSQGGGKVFYSLHDGNTPDEAFFVEPVSGEISIQRPLSYIDTPTSTYTLTVRATDVGKPPRHSDVRVFVTVGRDTNRPPRFRQRRYEAEVPEDAAAGTVVLQMSASDPDGPDDAVTYMLTAGARDNFVMNLTSGEITVASGASLDRDVTPRYQLTVAAVDSGAESQQTSTTTVIVDLTDVNNKPPKFNQESYVRYVSERLPPGEKVVTVSAADPDLDADLVYEITEPVMARDKTGVTLVPSSPYDYIGAFSVNETTGEISVSGTLDHNAAAVIILTVSVTDNNATEDFPGQIDTTEVTMYVQAFSDQNPIFAPPWTPARPQLEVKVKEEQELGSVVFSVTAKDPVTGQPVRRYEKVAGSDPADMFLVAPITGQVTLNSRLDYEASTTKTTSLQVLAIAGDRSSEATVTVNIEDVNDNSPIFTENEYHARLSEDARWPKTVLTVTATDADTEEHGQVTYTLGGEGALMFVVNETTGEIRVARGAQLDREATPTITLEVTAHDTPMGGINQRKTTVIVEIELTDVNDASPVWSESSYTAVVPENTPVGSPVTNVLATDPDLGINGLVRYQLPELQGEVDGLFFLDPESGVLSVAAPLSGKGRNEHYELTVRALDQGSPQLYSEATIRVLIGDVSTNDGVPTFIKPRPNEGASVMENSKIGTAVFQVQAEDPDDPNTPNGKIVYSFLDDGSDNGVFEIDPTTGIITTRVALDREQRAQYTVVVVAQDLGRPPQLASRLLVINITDADDNLPAFVKLPGEKPMDVQVEEEAALDTEVGYVEARDDDVGENSLINYQITDGNTNGLFGINRTSDNRGIIYVKGRIDREKVGSVTLTLLCGKYGRRMPTRKVYDPTDPAMMQVRVLVTDLDDNKPTFAKDIITTGVRVDAALQTEVVKLEAEDKDPTALPIRYAIHNISFSHIEDTVELLPEEEVNATGVFLLEESSGVLRTNAPLTRYAHGIFTLFITALSSPTDDPAVAHVMIYVLRDSDLLRFVFGVTPGEVRRQLNTFKKEVENVLFVNSSLNIYDTNYYTDANGAIDFSSTGSCFQLVGRNMRETKELLDPSDNSELEKVFGKFTVKKVERCVPRRESRQADWVEVWVLVIAAFIGVGGTIAACSVCCLYSRYRKRLKRHQQHMRLLESPPPAAPVLPPGSIVMLPPGPPPPGPSHPGGPHGPVMPPPSMLSSEPPRSYEWQERGLPLDTVSYRSAQR; via the exons GCGCAGGAGGAGGGCGGGCAGGCGGCAGTGTCTCCCGTGACGGTGGTCGTGACGGACATCGCCGACCAACCCCCGCTTTTCAGTGAAGCAGAGATCGCTGTTACCGTTCCTGAGGATATAT ccGACGGGACGCCCTTGCCTGGACTCAACCTCGTGGTGACGGACAAGGACGTGGGCGAGAACGCGAGATTCACCCTCGCCCTTGAAGATATCTTTGGCTCCCGCGGCGTCTTCTCCATCTTCCCGGAGTCGGCTGTCGGGAGGACGCCCGTCATCATCAAGGTGGCTGACTCCTCCAGGCTCGATTTCGAAAACTCGGACGCCTCGCAGTTCCTTTTCAAAG TTGTGGCGAGCGAGGGCGGCGTGCCCGTCTCGTCGGCCGTCGTGAACGTGACTGTGAGCGACGCCAATGACAACTCGCCAGAATTCCGCCAACCTTCGTACAG GTACAACGTGAGCGAGAGCGTGGCCCGCGGAACACTCGTGAGCACACTGAAGGCGACAGATGCAGACTCCGGGGTCTTTGGGGAGAtcag CTACGCCCTCAAGGGTTTCGGCGCCGAGAAATTCCGCGTGGACGAGCGTTCGGGCGACATCTACATCGCCAACTGCGGCATCGACGTCTGCCTCGACTACGAACGCCAGAAGACCTACTCGCTTACGTACTCGGCCACGGACGGCGGCGGGAAGGTCACGTCGGTCAACATCTTCATCAACGTGCAGGACGAGAATGACAACGTGCCGGAATTCGCCAAGAGGGAGTACCGCAGGACCGTCGACGAGGGCGCGGCTGCGTTCGATCCGCCGCTTTTCGTCAAG GCCACAGACGCCGACGGAGACTCGCAGGGCGGCGGGAAGGTTTTCTATTCCCTCCACGACGGCAACACCCCCGACGAGGCCTTCTTCGTGGAGCCCGTGAGCGGCGAGATCTCGATTCAACGACCACTCAGCTACATCGACACACCCACTTCCACCTACACGCTCACCGTTAGGGCCACGGATGTTG GTAAACCCCCTCGCCACAGTGACGTGCGTGTGTTCGTGACCGTGGGACGTGACACGAACAGACCCCCAAGGTTCAGGCAGAGGCGGTACGAGGCGGAGGTCCCCGAAGATGCAGCGGCGG GTACGGTCGTGCTACAGATGTCAGCCAGTGATCCTGACGGTCCTGACGATGCAGTGACGTACATGCTGACGGCGGGGGCAAGGGATAACTTCGTGATGAACCTGACCAGCGGGGAGATTACCGTGGCTTCGGGGGCCAGCCTGGATCGTGACGTCACACCGAGATATCAG TTGACTGTGGCAGCCGTTGACAGCGGGGCAGAATCCCAGCAGACCTCCACCACCACAGTAATTGTCGACCTTACTGACGTCAACAACAAACCGCCGAAATTCAACCAG GAATCGTACGTACGCTACGTGAGCGAACGTCTCCCGCCCGGAGAGAAGGTCGTCACCGTGTCAGCTGCTGACCCTGACCTCGATGCTGACCTCGTTTACGAAATCACCGAACCCGTGATGGCGAGAGACAAGACGGGGGTGACTTTGGTGCCTTCCTCGCCCTATGATTATATCGGAGCCTTTAG TGTGAATGAGACGACGGGCGAAATCTCGGTGTCGGGAACCCTCGACCACAACGCCGCCGCGGTCATTATTCTCACCGTGAGCGTCACCGATAATAACGCTACTGAGGATTTCCCGGGACAGATTGACACAA CTGAGGTAACCATGTACGTGCAAGCCTTTAGTGACCAGAACCCCATCTTCGCCCCGCCCTGGACCCCCGCACGACCCCAGCTGGAGGTCAAGGTcaaggaggagcaggagctgGGATCTGTCGTGTTCTCTGTCACCGCCAAGGACCCCGTGACAG GTCAACCCGTCCGGCGTTACGAGAAGGTGGCCGGCTCCGACCCCGCCGACATGTTCCTGGTGGCTCCGATCACCGGCCAGGTCACGCTCAACTCTCGGCTGGATTACGAGGCCTCAACCACCAAG ACGACGTCCCTCCAAGTGCTGGCCATAGCGGGCGATCGTTCAAGCGAAGCGACTGTGACTGTCAACATCGAGGACGTCAATGACAACAGCCCCATATTTAcggaaaat GAGTATCACGCCCGCCTCTCCGAAGACGCGCGCTGGCCCAAGACGGTGCTCACGGTGACGGCGACGGACGCGGACACGGAGGAACACGGCCAGGTTACGTACACGCTGGGCGGCGAAGGGGCGCTCATGTTCGTCGTCAATGAGACCACGGGGGAG ATTCGCGTGGCTCGAGGCGCCCAGTTAGACCGAGAGGCCACGCCCACCATCACACTCGAAGTGACCGCCCACGACACTCCGATGGGCGGCATTAACCAACGGAAAACCACGGTTATT GTCGAGATCGAGTTGACCGACGTGAACGACGCGTCTCCGGTGTGGAGCGAGTCGTCGTACACGGCGGTGGTGCCCGAGAACACGCCGGTGGGCAGTCCGGTCACCAACGTCCTCGCGACCGACCCCGACCTTGGCATCAACGGCCTTGTCCGGTACCAGCTGCCGGAGCTCCAGGGCGAAGTCGATG GTCTGTTCTTCCTGGATCCCGAGAGCGGAGTGTTGTCCGTAGCGGCGCCCCTCAGCGGGAAGGGACGCAACGAGCACTACGAGCTGACCGTGCGGGCCCTGGATCAAGGCAGTCCGCAACTCTACTCCGAGGCCACGATTCGCGTCCTCATTGGTGACGTCTCAACCAATGACGGCGTCCCGACGTTCATTAAGCCACGCCCCAACGAAGGAGCGAGTGTCATGGAG AACTCGAAGATCGGGACGGCTGTGTTCCAGGTTCAAGCCGAGGATCCTGAcgaccccaacacacccaacggCAAAATTGTCTATTCCTTCCTCGACGACGGCAGCGACAACGGCGTCTTTGAGATCG ATCCAACGACGGGTATCATAACGACCCGCGTAGCGCTGGACAGAGAGCAGCGGGCCCAATATACTGTGGTGGTCGTCGCACAGGATCTGGGTCGTCCTCCTCAGCTGGCTTCACGACTCCTGGTCATCAACATAACCGATGCCGACGACAACCTGCCAGCCTTCGTTAAACTTCCG GGTGAAAAGCCGATGGACGTCCAGGTGGAAGAGGAGGCCGCTCTGGACACTGAAGTAGGCTACGTAGAAGCTCGTGATGATGACGTTGGCGAAAATTCCCTCATCAACTACCAAATTACCG ACGGAAATACTAACGGTCTTTTCGGCATCAACCGAACCTCGGACAACAGAGGAATCATCTACGTAAAAGGTCGCATCGACAGGGAAAAG GTGGGTTCGGTGACCTTGACGCTGCTGTGTGGAAAGTACGGACGTCGGATGCCCACGAGGAAGGTTTATGACCCGACTGATCCCGCCATGATGCAG GTTCGTGTTCTGGTGACTGACCTCGACGATAATAAACCGACATTCGCGAAGGACATCATAACCACAGGAGTGCGGGTAGACGCGGCGCTGCAGACGGAGGTGGTGAAGCTGGAGGCGGAGGACAAAGATCCGACTGCTCTTCCAATCAG GTACGCTATACATAACATCAGCTTCTCCCACATCGAAGACACGGTTGAGCTTCTTCCTGAGGAGGAGGTAAACGCCACAGGAGTCTTCTTGCTCGAGGAATCCTCCGGTGTGCTGAGAACCAACGCTCCACTCACCCGATATGCCCACGGGATTTTCACGTTGTTCATTACCGCTTTATCGTCACCTACGGATGACCCTGCGGTTGCTCATGTCATG ATCTACGTGTTACGAGACAGTGATCTCCTGCGCTTCGTCTTTGGTGTGACGCCCGGGGAGGTGCGGCGTCAGCTGAACACCTTCAAGAAAGAGGTCGAGAATGTGTTGTTCGTGAACTCGTCTTTGAACATTTACGACACTAATTATTATACCGATGCTAATGGTGCTATTGATTTCTCCAGCACGGG GTCGTGCTTCCAGCTGGTCGGTCGCAACATGCGCGAAACAAAAGAGTTGCTCGACCCTTCAGATAACTCGGAGTTGGAAAAAGTCTTCGGGAAGTTTACCGTCAAGAAGGTTGAG CGCTGCGTTCCGCGACGCGAGTCTCGCCAGGCGGACTGGGTGgaggtgtgggtgttggtgatCGCGGCCTTCATCGGCGTCGGAGGCACGATCGCCGCTTGCTCAGTGTGCTGCCTTTACTCTCGCTACCGAAAACGCCTCAAACGTCATCAGCAGCACATGAGGTTGCTCGAGAGCCCTCCTCCAGCAGCGCCAGTTCTTCCTCCAGGTTCAATCGTCATGTTGCCCCCAGGGCCTCCGCCTCCGGGGCCGTCGCACCCCGGGGGACCTCATGGCCCCGTCATGCCTCCGCCCTCCATGTTGAGCTCGGAGCCTCCTCGGTCATACGAGTGGCAAGAGcgcgggcttcccctcgacacaGTGTCATATAGAAGCGCCCAGCGGTAG